ATGTTATTTATCATCATTTATTACTCCTAAGACTTTGAGCATTTCTTTTGCTGCCTGTTGTTCTGCGCTTTTTTTAGACTTACCGGTAGAAACTGTTCTTAATTCTTTTACTCTACACTCAACGGTAAAAATCTTCTCATGTTCAGGGCCTTCTTCTTTAATTACCGTATAAGAAGGAATTACTTTGAATTCTCTTTGGGTGATTTCTTGTAAAAAACTTTTGAAATCTTTATAGGTAACTGCCTTATCAAGTATCTCCCAAAGCTTTT
This window of the Desulfurobacteriaceae bacterium genome carries:
- a CDS encoding putative dsRNA-binding protein — protein: MCLCKYINASTAKDVFIKNFLEKLWEILDKAVTYKDFKSFLQEITQREFKVIPSYTVIKEEGPEHEKIFTVECRVKELRTVSTGKSKKSAEQQAAKEMLKVLGVINDDK